In the genome of Fulvivirga maritima, one region contains:
- a CDS encoding 2Fe-2S iron-sulfur cluster-binding protein — MPKIVIKNLFDKTISVVEGDKSVLKIMQEDFQDWMHACGGKGRCTSCKMIVLEGMQNLSEVNQFEDRYKEKGALKANERLACQSILEQGEITMEVPDRNKLPHLTYSY, encoded by the coding sequence ATGCCTAAGATCGTCATCAAAAATCTTTTTGATAAGACCATAAGTGTTGTGGAAGGGGATAAATCGGTGTTGAAAATTATGCAAGAAGATTTTCAGGATTGGATGCATGCCTGTGGAGGAAAGGGCAGGTGCACTTCCTGTAAAATGATAGTGCTGGAGGGGATGCAAAACCTCTCTGAAGTGAATCAATTTGAAGATAGATATAAGGAAAAAGGGGCTCTAAAGGCCAATGAAAGGCTTGCTTGCCAGAGTATACTTGAGCAGGGTGAGATAACCATGGAGGTGCCGGATAGAAATAAATTGCCGCACTTAACTTATTCATATTAA